The Parvibaculum sp. DNA segment ATCTGGGCGACGCATTTCATCGCCATGCTGGCATTCCGTCCGGACGAGCCCGTGAACTACGCGCCGGGCCTGACTTTCGCGTCGCTCATCATCGCGCTTGCGCTTTCGACGGCCGGGCTTTTCGTTGCCCAGCGCCTGCGGCCCGCCGGCATCGGCGGCGCGGCGCTCGGCTTCGCCATCGGCGCCATGCACTATGTCGGCATGGCCGCCGTCAGCCTTCACGGTCACCTCGTCTGGGATCGCGATTTCGTCATCGCCTCGATCGTCCTTGGTGTCGTTCTCGGCGCAGCGGCATTGCAAGCGCTTTCCGCCCTGCCGGGATTCATGGGGCGCATGGCTGCCGCGACATTGCTGACGCTTGCGATTTGCTCTCTGCATTTTACGGGAATGGCAGCGGTTTCCATCGTTCCAGATCCGTCCGTCGTCTTTACCGAGAGCGCCGTGGAACCCTATGCCATGGCCATCGCAGTCGCAGCCATCACCGTGTTGATCGTCGTACTCGCCTTTGCCGGATCGGCGGTCGACGGGTATCTGTCCGACCGCTCCGTAAAGGAAGCGGACCGCCTGCGCGCCTATGTTGCGGAACTCGAAGAAACCAAGCGCAAGCTCGAAACCACATCGAAGGAACTGATGGTGGCGCTCGGCGCCGCGGCTTCGGCCGATCAGGCAAAGTCGCAATTCCTTGCAACGATGAGCCATGAATTGCGCACACCCCTCAATGCGATACTCGGCTTCTCCGAATTGATGTCGTCGGAAACTTTCGGGCCGCTCGGAAGCTCGCGCTACAAGGACTACTCCGACGACATCCTGAAAAGCGGCAAGCACCTCCTGTCGCTGATCAACGACGTTCTCGACTTCACCCGTGTCGACGCCGGCGCGCTGCTGCTCAACGAGGAAGATGTCGATGTCGGCGAGGCAATCGGCGACGCCGCGCACATGATCGAAGCCCAGGCCAATGCCGGCAACGTTGCCATGCACATCGAACTGGACAAACGCCTGCCGCACATTCACGCCGACCACCGCCGCGTTCGGCAGGTGCTGCTGAACCTGATGTCCAATGGGGTGAAATTCACACCGGCCGGCGGCGAAGTTCGCGTCGTAGCGGGCGTCGAAGGCGGAGCGCTCGTCATCCGCGTCATCGATACCGGCATCGGTATCGCACCCGACGACATCCCGGTCGCGCTTGAGAGATTCGGTCAGATCGACTCCGATCTCGCACGCAAATATGAGGGCACCGGGCTCGGCCTGCCCCTGTCGAAATGCCTGATGGAACATCACGGCGGCACGCTGCAAATCGAAAGCGACCCCGGACGCGGCACAACGGTCAGCATCCGCTTTCCGAAAGAAAGAATCCTGAAGAAAGCACCGGCACAACGCCCGGGCGTTCACGCCGCGCAGTAGGCAGCGGCGCGGCTACGCGCCGTCCCCGACGCGCCACGCAGCAGGATTTCCGGCCGCAACTCTCGGCCACCAGTCCGAAATGTCCGGCGGAAAAAGCGCAACGATGCAACCGCCGAACCCGGCGCCGGTGAGGCGTGCACCGGCCGCACCGGCATCCAGCGCGCTCTCGACCAGCCTGTCGAGCGCCGGTGTCGACACTTCGAAATCCCGCGCCAGCGAAACATGGCTCTCATTCATCAGCGCGCCGAAACGCCAAAGGTCGGCAGCCTCCAGCGCCGAAGCCGCGGCAAGAACGCGCTCGTTTTCGGTCACGACATGGCGCGCGCGCTTCAGCATTTCGCCGTCGGTGAGCCCAGAAAGTGCGCCAGCATCCGCATCGCGCAACGCCGGCAAGCCGAGACGACGCGCGGCCTCCGCGGTCGCCTGCCGTCTTGCATTGTAGGCGGCGTCCGCCAGACGCCGCGGTTCGCCGCAATGCACGATCGCAAAGTGGAATTCCGGCGGTACGGTAACGAGACGGCCGGTATTCGTACGGCAATCGAGCAGCAAGGCTTGCGCCGGACGGCCGACCGCGCTCGCCATCTGGTCGAGAATACCGCACTGGACGCCGCAATAGTTGTTCTCACCCGCCTGCGCGAGACGCGCCACCTCGCCATCGGGAAGCGTCTGCCCGGTGAGTGCCAGCATGGCGCGCAATGTGGCAACCTCGAGCGCCGCCGACGACGAAAGCCCGGCGCCCGACGGAACCGACGAGCACACTGACACCTCGACCGGAGGCACGTCGAAACCGGCCTTTGCAAGTTCGGCCAACGGTCCGGCGATGTAGTCGGTCCAGTCGCCGCGCGGCGGGCCGAACGGATCGAAGACAAGCGTCGTGCCCATCCCCTCGCTGCAGGCCCGAAACGCATGGGCTGGTGCCAGCGCAACCGACGTTTCGAGATCGAGCGGCATCGGCAGGCAAAAACCCTCCGCATAGTCGGTGTGGTCGCCGATCAGGTTGACCCGGCCCGGCGCCGACGCCTCGACGGCCGGCGCGCGGCCGAACGCACGCAGGAAAATGTCGCTCACGCACGGCCCTCCGGATCGACGGCTTTCAGGCGCGCCGCTGCCTGCTCGGGCGGGATGTCGACAAGGAAGATACCGGCGCCCTGCTCGACGCCCGCGAGATATTTCAGCTTGCCGGCGTCACGCCGGAACGGACGAATTTCGATCGTCATGTGAAAACTGTCTTCGAAGCCGCGCGGCGCTGCCTGCACCGTCAGTATGTAGGGCATCGGCTTGCCGAAAAGCCCGTCGAGACGGCGCACCGAGCGGCCTAGCAGACGTGCCAGCGCTTCCGTTTCCGCAGACGACAACGCATCGGGACCGGGAACGCGGCGGCGCGGCGCAAGCCAGGTCTCGAACGGGTACATCGCGAATGGCGGCACGAACGACACCGCGGCGCCGTTCTCGTCGAGCTGCAGCGCAGGCGCGCCCGCCTCAACTAGACGTGTGACGACCGGCGCATCCGCTTGCGCCTGCGCGGCCCGCAGCGCCCGTTGCGGAACGAAGGAGAAGGCATAGATCTGGCCGTGCGGATGATGCAGCGTCACGCCGATCTCTTCGCCCCGGTTCTCGAAAGGAAGGACGAAGGCAAAGCCGGCCTCGTCGCGCAGTGCCTTGAGCCGCGCACCCCAGACCTCGATCAGCAGCGCCAGCCTGTCGACCGGCAGCGTGCCGAGCCCGCCCGCATGATCGGCCGAAAACACCACCACTTCGCAGCGCCCCGCAGCCGGCGACGTGGCGATGCCTTCGATCGCCGGCAATTCGTTCGTCCCGGCAACCAGCGCAGGGAACCGGTTTTCGAAGACGGCAATCTCGAAATCGGCAAAGGGAATTTCACCAAGCCGCCCCTCTGCCGCCGGGCAAAGCGGACAGGCCGCCGCGTCGGGCAGGAATGTCCGCCCCTGTCGCGCGCCCGCGTAGGAAACCCATTCGCCAAGCAATGGATGCCAGCGCAGATGCGGCGGCGTGGCCGGGGGCTCGGCCGGCAGCGCCGCGAGCGGCGGCGCCTCATGGAGCCCACGCCCATAAAGCAGCAACTCGCGGCCACCCGGCATCGAATGTCGTCTGAAGGTAAACAACGAAGGCCCCACCTTTGCATTAACCCCGAATTAACCGCGTTCAACAGCTCAATTCGGCACACGGCATTCTGGCGCACAACTTGCGCTCTCACGAAGCAATTGTCGCATTCGGACACATTGTAGGCGTGAGTACCGTGACCGCACTGAACAACCGGATTTCAGCTTTCGAGACCGCAACCCCCGTTGCCTCGCCCTTGGCGCCCGCGACCGAGGCCGCGCCGCGCGAGCAGCAGGTGGCCGGCTCGCGCCTGACGCCGCTCGCCGACCGCTTCATGCTGCTGATGGGCGATATGGGGGCGCTGATGATCGCCCAGTTGATTGCCGGCATGATCGCTTTCGGCGTCAGTATCCAGCTTTTCAACACCGATTTCGGTGCCCTGAACGCCGAAGAACTGACCGGCCGCCTTGTCCGCATCGGCTTCCTGCTGATGCTGCCGGTCCTCTGGTGGGCCGCCAAGGGCCATTATTCGAAGCGCACCCCTTTCTGGTCGGAGGCCAAGGAAATCGTTAAGGCGATTGCCCTGGTCGCGCTGGTCGACGGCTTCCTGCTCTACCTGACCAAGGACTATTTCTCCCGCCTCTGGATGCTCCAGGCCTGGGTCTGGGCGCTGGTTCTGGTCCCGGTGGCGCGTATCGGTATGAGACATGTCCTGAAGCGGTACGGCGGCTGGACGGCACCGGTGCTGCTGATCGGCTCGAAGGAGAACACCGACGAGGCCGCCCAGGTCCTCGAATCCGAGCCCTATCTGGGCTACGAGATCGCCGGCACGGTGGACCTCGCCGACCTGACCTCGGAAAGCAATGCCTCGAGGCCCGGCAGCCTGCTTTATCGCGCTGGTGGCCAGCTCTCGGCGGCGCTCCGCCTCGCCTGCAACGGCCACGGCGCCCGTTTCGTGGTGCTGGCGCCCTCGCCCGAGGAAATGGCCAAGCTCGACCACATCCTTCGCGCCCTGCACCGCGCCCGCATCGCCTTTTCGATCATCCCGCCGGTCAAGGGCATCGGCGTGATGGCGCTCGAAACCGGCAACTTCTTCAGCCACGACCTCGTGATGCTGACGCTGGCCGACAACCTGAACCGTCCGATGGCGCGCATCGTCAAGCGCAGCTTCGACCTCGCGGTCGCCTCCGCCGCGCTGTTGGTCCTCTCGCCCTTCTTCTGGGCCGCTTCGGCGCTGATCCGCCTCGACGGCGGCCCGGCCTTCTACGGCCACCGCCGCGTCGGCGAGAAGGGCCGCGAGTTCATGTGCCGGAAGTTCCGCACCATGCATGTGGACGGCGATGCAATCCTGAAGAAAATTCTGGACAGCGATCCGCAGCGCGCCGCCGAATGGGCCCGCGACCAGAAGCTGCGCGAGGATCCCCGCATCACCCGCATCGGCGCCTTCCTGCGCAAGACCAGCCTCGACGAACTGCCGCAGCTCCTGAACGTGATCCGCGGCGAAATGAGCCTTGTCGGACCGCGTCCGGTCACCTACCCGGAAGTCCTGCGCTACGGCGAGGACGCCGAATACTACCTCTCCGCCAAGCCCGGCATCACCGGCCTCTGGCAGGTCAGCGGCCGCAACGACACGACCTACATGCGCCGCGTCCAGCTCGACGCCTGGTACGTCAAGAACTGGTCGCTTTGGCAGGACATCGCGATCATGTTCAAGACGCTGCCGGCCGTACTGCTGCGCAAGGGCGCCTGCTGAAACGGTCTTAACCTGAAAAAGGCGGAGAAATTGACAGACCCGGCAACCGAAAGGCTGCCGGGTCTTTCGTGCGCGAAGAGACAAAAACAAGCAAAATCAACGACATAAAGAAAGCGAGAGCCCGGAAGGCCGCCGTCGAAGCACCGGCGATCCGCGCACTTGGTAACCATCCGTAAAGGTTAACTCTGGCAAGAATGAAGGGCGGCAGGCGGGGGCGCAGGCCCGAATCATTCGGAAAGGCAGAGCCAGAGCCATGTTTGAGGACAAGTCGATCCTGATCACAGGCGGCACGGGATCATTCGGCAAGAAATTTACCCGCACGCTGATTGAGCGCCACCGCCCGCGACGCCTCGTGATCTATTCGCGCGACGAGCTGAAGCAGTTCGAGATGGCGCAGCGGTTCAACGGGTCTGAAATGCGCTACTTCATCGGCGACGTGCGCGATGGCGAGCGCCTGCGCCAGGCCATGCAGGGCGTCGACATCGTGATCCACGCCGCCGCCCTGAAGCAGGTACCGGCAGCCGAATACAATCCGATGGAATGCATCAAGACCAACATTCACGGCGCCGAGAACGTCATCAAGGCCGCGATCGAGAACAAGGTCGGTCACGTGATGGCGCTATCGACCGACAAGGCGGCCAACCCGATCAATCTCTACGGGGCGACCAAACTGGCCTCCGACAAGCTCTTCGTGGCCGCCAACAACATGGTCGGCAGTGCGCCGACACGTTTTGCCGTCGTGCGCTATGGCAATGTGGTCGGCTCGCGCGGCTCGGTGGTTCCCTTCTTCGCCAAGCTCATCCAGGACGGTGCGAAGGAACTGCCGATCACCGACGAACGGATGACGCGCTTCTGGATCACGCTCCAGGAAGGCGTCGACTTCGTGCTCGACAATCTTCAGCGCATGCATGGCGGCGAGATCTTTGTGCCCAAGATCCCGTCAATCCGGATCACCGATCTGGCTGCCGCGATAGCTCCGGGAATGCCGACCAGGACCATCGGCATCCGCCCCGGCGAGAAGCTGCATGAAATCATGTGTCCGGCCGACGATTCCCATCTTACTGTCGAATTCGACGATCACTATGTCATCCGCCCAACCATCAGGTTCTTCAACGGCGATGCCGATTACCTGACGAACCGGCGCGGCGAAAAAGGCAAGATCGTCGAACAGGGTTTCGAATACAATTCCGGCACGAACCCGCACTTCCTGAATACAGAGGAGATCGCTGCGTACAACGCACGGGCCGAGGCATGATCCCCTATGGGCGGCAAAGCATCAGCGACGACGACATCGCAGCAGTCATCGAAACGCTGAAATCGGACTGGCTGACGCAAGGCCCTGCCGTGCCTCGCTTCGAGGCCGCCCTTTGCGCCGCAACGGGTGCTGACCATGCGGTAGCAGTCAACAGCGCGACTTCGGCGCTCCACATCGCCTGTCTTGCGCTTGGGCTCGGGCCCGGCGACATCGCATGGACGGTACCCAACACATTTGTAGCGTCGGCCAATTGCGCGCTTTACTGCGGCGCGACGGTCGATTTTGTCGATATCGATCCTGCGAGCTACAACATGGATACCGCCGCATTGGAGGCAAAGCTTGCGAGTGCCGAGGCTCAGGGTCGTCTTCCCAAGGTGCTGATCCCGGTGCATTTCGGTGGCCACTCCTGCGACATGAAGGAAATCGCGGTGCTGGCGGCGCGGTACGGCTTTCATGTAATCGAGGATGCCTCCCATGCGATCGGAGGGGCTTATGATGGGGGGCCTGTCGGCGATTGCCGTTATTCCGACATTTGCGTGTTCAGCTTTCATCCGGTGAAAATCGTGACGACCGGTGAGGGCGGCGCGGCGATGACGAACGATCCGGCGCTCGCAGAAGCGATGCGGCTGTTACGCTCGCATGGCATCACGCGCGATTTGGCGGTGATGCGCGGCGATGAACGCGGCTCATGGGTTTATGAACAACACGCGCTCGGATTCAACTATCGGATGACCGACATTGCCGCGGCGCTTGGCGCGAGCCAGATGAAACGCCTCGACGAATTCGTCGCGAAGCGCACAGCGCTCGCCGATCGCTACGACGTGCTGCTCGGCAACCTGCCGGTCGGACGCCCGCCGCGCCGCACCGACAGAAACTCCGCCTGGCACCTCTATGCGATCAACCTCGAAGCAGCCGATGACAATGGTACGTTGCGGGCGCATGTGTTCGAGCACATGCGTGCCGCGGGTGTCGGCGTCAATGTGCATTATATTCCCGTTCATTTTCAGCCGTATTACCGTGCGCTCGGTTTCCGGCACGGCGAATTTCCCGGTGCCGAGAAGTTCTACGCCCGCGCCCTGACGCTGCCGCTCTTTCCCGACCTCACGCCTGACGACCAGGACAAGGTCGTCGCGACACTAAAAGAGGCGCTGGCATGATCGTCGCGGTGATCCCGGCGCGTGGCGGCAGCAAGCGCATTCCGGGCAAGAACATTCGGCCTTTTGCGGGCAAGCCGATCATCGCATGGTCGATCGAGGCGGCGCGGGAGAGCGGGCTCTTCGACCGGATCGTCGTCTCGACCGACGATGAAAGAATCGCCGAAGTCGCGGCCGCCTGCGGTGCAGAGGCACCGTTTCGCCGTCCCCCCGGCCTTGCTGATGACCACACCCCCACGGTGCCGGTAATCGCCGATGCAATAGCGCGCCTGAACGTCGCGGATAGCACCGCCGTGTGTTGCCTTTATGCGACGGCCCCCTTTGTCGCGCCCGCCGATCTGCGCG contains these protein-coding regions:
- a CDS encoding MHYT domain-containing protein, whose translation is MLQSRNMLTIYNCITVEHDLSLVFLAGLVCTLASLSTVSLLVHAREVGPERRALWILGAGIVAGCGIWATHFIAMLAFRPDEPVNYAPGLTFASLIIALALSTAGLFVAQRLRPAGIGGAALGFAIGAMHYVGMAAVSLHGHLVWDRDFVIASIVLGVVLGAAALQALSALPGFMGRMAAATLLTLAICSLHFTGMAAVSIVPDPSVVFTESAVEPYAMAIAVAAITVLIVVLAFAGSAVDGYLSDRSVKEADRLRAYVAELEETKRKLETTSKELMVALGAAASADQAKSQFLATMSHELRTPLNAILGFSELMSSETFGPLGSSRYKDYSDDILKSGKHLLSLINDVLDFTRVDAGALLLNEEDVDVGEAIGDAAHMIEAQANAGNVAMHIELDKRLPHIHADHRRVRQVLLNLMSNGVKFTPAGGEVRVVAGVEGGALVIRVIDTGIGIAPDDIPVALERFGQIDSDLARKYEGTGLGLPLSKCLMEHHGGTLQIESDPGRGTTVSIRFPKERILKKAPAQRPGVHAAQ
- the galK gene encoding galactokinase encodes the protein MSDIFLRAFGRAPAVEASAPGRVNLIGDHTDYAEGFCLPMPLDLETSVALAPAHAFRACSEGMGTTLVFDPFGPPRGDWTDYIAGPLAELAKAGFDVPPVEVSVCSSVPSGAGLSSSAALEVATLRAMLALTGQTLPDGEVARLAQAGENNYCGVQCGILDQMASAVGRPAQALLLDCRTNTGRLVTVPPEFHFAIVHCGEPRRLADAAYNARRQATAEAARRLGLPALRDADAGALSGLTDGEMLKRARHVVTENERVLAAASALEAADLWRFGALMNESHVSLARDFEVSTPALDRLVESALDAGAAGARLTGAGFGGCIVALFPPDISDWWPRVAAGNPAAWRVGDGA
- the galT gene encoding galactose-1-phosphate uridylyltransferase; this translates as MPGGRELLLYGRGLHEAPPLAALPAEPPATPPHLRWHPLLGEWVSYAGARQGRTFLPDAAACPLCPAAEGRLGEIPFADFEIAVFENRFPALVAGTNELPAIEGIATSPAAGRCEVVVFSADHAGGLGTLPVDRLALLIEVWGARLKALRDEAGFAFVLPFENRGEEIGVTLHHPHGQIYAFSFVPQRALRAAQAQADAPVVTRLVEAGAPALQLDENGAAVSFVPPFAMYPFETWLAPRRRVPGPDALSSAETEALARLLGRSVRRLDGLFGKPMPYILTVQAAPRGFEDSFHMTIEIRPFRRDAGKLKYLAGVEQGAGIFLVDIPPEQAAARLKAVDPEGRA
- the wbaP gene encoding undecaprenyl-phosphate galactose phosphotransferase WbaP, coding for MTALNNRISAFETATPVASPLAPATEAAPREQQVAGSRLTPLADRFMLLMGDMGALMIAQLIAGMIAFGVSIQLFNTDFGALNAEELTGRLVRIGFLLMLPVLWWAAKGHYSKRTPFWSEAKEIVKAIALVALVDGFLLYLTKDYFSRLWMLQAWVWALVLVPVARIGMRHVLKRYGGWTAPVLLIGSKENTDEAAQVLESEPYLGYEIAGTVDLADLTSESNASRPGSLLYRAGGQLSAALRLACNGHGARFVVLAPSPEEMAKLDHILRALHRARIAFSIIPPVKGIGVMALETGNFFSHDLVMLTLADNLNRPMARIVKRSFDLAVASAALLVLSPFFWAASALIRLDGGPAFYGHRRVGEKGREFMCRKFRTMHVDGDAILKKILDSDPQRAAEWARDQKLREDPRITRIGAFLRKTSLDELPQLLNVIRGEMSLVGPRPVTYPEVLRYGEDAEYYLSAKPGITGLWQVSGRNDTTYMRRVQLDAWYVKNWSLWQDIAIMFKTLPAVLLRKGAC
- the pseB gene encoding UDP-N-acetylglucosamine 4,6-dehydratase (inverting) → MFEDKSILITGGTGSFGKKFTRTLIERHRPRRLVIYSRDELKQFEMAQRFNGSEMRYFIGDVRDGERLRQAMQGVDIVIHAAALKQVPAAEYNPMECIKTNIHGAENVIKAAIENKVGHVMALSTDKAANPINLYGATKLASDKLFVAANNMVGSAPTRFAVVRYGNVVGSRGSVVPFFAKLIQDGAKELPITDERMTRFWITLQEGVDFVLDNLQRMHGGEIFVPKIPSIRITDLAAAIAPGMPTRTIGIRPGEKLHEIMCPADDSHLTVEFDDHYVIRPTIRFFNGDADYLTNRRGEKGKIVEQGFEYNSGTNPHFLNTEEIAAYNARAEA
- the pseC gene encoding UDP-4-amino-4,6-dideoxy-N-acetyl-beta-L-altrosamine transaminase; translation: MIPYGRQSISDDDIAAVIETLKSDWLTQGPAVPRFEAALCAATGADHAVAVNSATSALHIACLALGLGPGDIAWTVPNTFVASANCALYCGATVDFVDIDPASYNMDTAALEAKLASAEAQGRLPKVLIPVHFGGHSCDMKEIAVLAARYGFHVIEDASHAIGGAYDGGPVGDCRYSDICVFSFHPVKIVTTGEGGAAMTNDPALAEAMRLLRSHGITRDLAVMRGDERGSWVYEQHALGFNYRMTDIAAALGASQMKRLDEFVAKRTALADRYDVLLGNLPVGRPPRRTDRNSAWHLYAINLEAADDNGTLRAHVFEHMRAAGVGVNVHYIPVHFQPYYRALGFRHGEFPGAEKFYARALTLPLFPDLTPDDQDKVVATLKEALA
- the pseF gene encoding pseudaminic acid cytidylyltransferase; the protein is MIVAVIPARGGSKRIPGKNIRPFAGKPIIAWSIEAARESGLFDRIVVSTDDERIAEVAAACGAEAPFRRPPGLADDHTPTVPVIADAIARLNVADSTAVCCLYATAPFVAPADLRAGHRLLEETRAPFVLSVTSFAFPIQRALRRHSSGAVEMFDPAQMQTRSQDLEEAWHDAGQFYWARAATWQSGAGIFDNGAYGLPLPRHRVQDIDTEEDWIRAEHMMRILQAEAHP